Proteins encoded in a region of the Mesoflavibacter profundi genome:
- the uvrA gene encoding excinuclease ABC subunit UvrA: MKTTLDQVNPKENIIIKGAKLHNLKNIDVVIPRKKLVVITGLSGSGKSSLAFDTLYAEGQRRYVESLSSYARQFLGRLNKPKVDYIKGIAPAIAIEQKVNSTNPRSTVGTTTEIYDYLKLLYARIGKTYSPISGNQVKKDTVTDVINFVKSLEIKEKLFLLSPIFLEEGRELQDKLKALNAQGYSRIKVKDQVLRIDEAKDLTSTEDVFLVVDRIVTKDDEDFYNRLADAIQTAFFEGKGNCYIERLKDNSTKHFSNKFELDDMQFLEPNVHLFSFNNPYGACPKCEGYGDVIGIDQDLVIPNTALSIYEEAIFPWRGESMSWYKDQLVNNSHKFDFPIHKPYFELTKAQKDLVWKGNQYFEGLNSFFEELESKAYKIQNRVMLSRYRGKTKCNVCDGKRLREEANYVKVGNATITDLVEMPLSKLTLFFDNLELNEYDTKIAERLLVEIKNRLSFLSNVGLDYLTLNRRSNTLSGGESQRINLATSLGSSLVGSMYILDEPSIGLHPKDSEKLIKVLKSLRDLGNTVIVVEHDEDIMKQADQIIDIGPEAGTFGGEVVAEGTFKDILKSDSLTAQYLNESLKIEVPKKRRNSKYSIDIIGARENNLKNIDVSFPLEMLTVITGVSGSGKSTLVKKILFPSIQKKLTGFSDKAGQFSELKGNFTNINHIEFIDQNPIGRSSRSNPVTYIKAYDDIRALFSKQKLSKIRNYAAKHFSFNVDGGRCETCKGEGEVTIEMQFMADVHLQCDTCNGKRFKKEVLEVTFNDKNIDDILNMTIDNAIAFFDLHKETKIKNKLQPLQDVGLGYVTLGQSSSTLSGGEAQRIKLATFLGKGNNKEKALFIFDEPTTGLHFHDIKKLLKSFNALIEKGHSIIVVEHNLDLIKCADHIIDLGPDGGENGGQLVAFGTPEEIINNKNSATAKYLKEKL; encoded by the coding sequence ATGAAAACAACGCTTGATCAAGTAAATCCTAAAGAAAACATCATTATAAAAGGTGCAAAATTGCATAATTTAAAAAATATAGATGTTGTTATTCCTAGAAAAAAACTAGTGGTTATAACAGGATTATCTGGATCTGGTAAATCAAGTTTAGCGTTTGATACCTTATATGCAGAAGGACAAAGACGCTATGTAGAAAGTCTTAGTAGTTATGCTAGGCAATTTTTGGGTAGATTAAACAAACCTAAAGTAGATTATATTAAAGGTATTGCGCCTGCAATAGCTATAGAACAAAAAGTAAATTCTACTAATCCGCGTTCTACTGTTGGGACAACTACAGAGATTTATGATTATCTAAAGCTTTTATACGCACGTATTGGTAAAACCTACTCTCCTATTTCTGGTAATCAAGTTAAAAAAGATACGGTTACAGATGTAATTAACTTTGTCAAGTCTTTAGAAATAAAAGAAAAACTATTTTTGTTATCTCCTATTTTTCTTGAAGAAGGCAGAGAATTACAGGACAAATTAAAAGCTTTAAATGCGCAAGGTTATTCTAGAATAAAAGTAAAAGATCAGGTTTTAAGAATAGATGAAGCTAAAGATCTAACCTCTACAGAAGATGTGTTTTTAGTTGTAGATAGAATTGTAACAAAAGACGACGAAGATTTTTATAACCGTTTAGCAGATGCTATTCAAACCGCATTTTTTGAAGGTAAAGGCAATTGCTATATCGAGCGATTAAAAGACAATTCTACAAAACATTTTAGCAATAAATTTGAATTAGATGACATGCAGTTTTTAGAACCAAATGTGCATTTATTCAGTTTTAATAATCCTTATGGCGCATGTCCAAAATGTGAAGGTTACGGCGATGTTATAGGAATAGATCAAGATTTAGTTATCCCAAATACAGCTTTATCAATTTACGAAGAAGCTATTTTCCCTTGGCGAGGCGAAAGTATGAGTTGGTACAAAGATCAATTAGTAAACAATTCGCATAAATTTGATTTCCCTATACATAAACCCTATTTTGAATTAACTAAAGCCCAAAAAGATTTAGTTTGGAAAGGCAATCAATACTTTGAAGGATTAAATAGTTTTTTTGAAGAACTAGAAAGCAAAGCGTATAAAATACAAAATCGCGTCATGTTATCGCGTTACCGCGGAAAAACAAAATGTAATGTCTGCGATGGTAAAAGACTACGCGAAGAAGCTAATTATGTAAAAGTTGGAAACGCGACTATTACAGATTTAGTTGAAATGCCTTTAAGTAAATTAACCCTGTTTTTTGATAATTTAGAGTTAAACGAATATGATACCAAAATTGCTGAACGTTTACTAGTCGAAATTAAAAACAGATTATCATTTTTAAGCAATGTTGGATTAGATTACTTAACCTTAAACAGACGATCTAACACACTTTCTGGTGGAGAAAGTCAGCGTATTAATTTAGCTACATCGCTTGGAAGCAGTTTAGTTGGATCTATGTATATCCTTGACGAACCAAGTATTGGATTACATCCAAAAGATTCAGAAAAGCTTATCAAAGTTTTAAAATCGTTACGTGATTTAGGCAACACAGTTATTGTGGTAGAACACGATGAAGACATCATGAAGCAAGCCGATCAAATTATAGATATTGGACCAGAAGCTGGTACATTTGGTGGCGAAGTTGTTGCAGAAGGTACTTTTAAAGATATTTTAAAATCAGACTCATTAACTGCTCAATATTTAAATGAATCTTTAAAAATTGAAGTACCTAAAAAACGTCGCAATAGTAAGTATAGCATAGATATAATTGGTGCGAGAGAAAACAATTTAAAAAACATAGATGTTTCATTTCCTCTAGAAATGCTAACAGTAATTACAGGTGTATCTGGTAGCGGAAAAAGTACATTGGTAAAGAAAATTTTATTTCCTTCCATTCAAAAAAAATTAACAGGATTTAGTGATAAAGCTGGGCAATTTTCAGAATTAAAAGGAAATTTCACCAACATCAATCATATCGAATTTATAGATCAAAATCCAATAGGTAGATCTTCTAGATCTAATCCTGTTACTTACATTAAAGCTTATGATGATATTAGAGCTCTATTTTCTAAGCAAAAACTAAGTAAAATTCGCAACTATGCTGCTAAACATTTTAGTTTTAATGTAGATGGTGGACGATGCGAAACGTGTAAAGGTGAAGGCGAAGTGACTATAGAGATGCAATTTATGGCAGATGTCCATTTACAATGCGATACTTGTAATGGTAAACGCTTTAAAAAAGAAGTTCTAGAAGTTACCTTTAACGATAAAAATATAGACGATATTTTAAATATGACTATAGATAATGCTATAGCATTTTTTGATCTTCATAAGGAAACTAAAATTAAAAACAAGCTTCAACCATTACAAGATGTTGGTTTAGGTTATGTAACTTTAGGGCAAAGCAGTTCTACCCTTTCTGGCGGTGAAGCGCAACGTATTAAACTTGCCACTTTTTTAGGTAAAGGAAATAATAAAGAAAAGGCTTTATTTATTTTTGACGAACCTACAACTGGTCTTCATTTTCATGATATTAAAAAGCTATTAAAATCGTTTAATGCGTTAATAGAAAAAGGTCATTCTATAATTGTTGTAGAACATAATTTAGATTTAATTAAATGCGCAGATCATATTATAGATCTTGGTCCTGATGGCGGAGAAAATGGCGGACAATTAGTTGCTTTTGGTACACCAGAAGAAATAATTAACAATAAAAATAGTGCAACAGCTAAATACCTAAAAGAAAAGCTTTAA
- a CDS encoding DUF3667 domain-containing protein gives MSVKYKICENCETEFKDSFKFCPNCGMKNREELTLGSLFYNTINNYLLWDSKFLKSFLPLMTKPGFLPKKFLQGKRLVYLHPAQFYLFVSVIFFFIFSFYIRETRASLDEAANKEINRFKDNDYSEIVEKIADTIKLDSVVKQNLKKQPKSRTASGTLFGTSYSYDEAVVDSLLNVGANQSVILKEMGMPEDAGYVKRKFYEQMLKFQKERGIGSMYQSITDTFPIAMFFLLPIFALLLKVFYFNKGKYAYHLVFSFYFFSFLFTVMAIDLGINRFYDISNWLDFFIFISTYFYLLIAIKRFYEQGWLLSFIKSSIITFIFMLFVIPSATLIITLVAFMLY, from the coding sequence ATGTCTGTTAAGTACAAAATTTGTGAAAACTGCGAAACAGAGTTTAAAGACAGCTTTAAATTTTGCCCAAATTGTGGCATGAAAAATAGGGAAGAACTAACCTTAGGAAGCCTATTTTACAATACCATAAATAACTATTTGCTTTGGGACTCTAAATTTTTAAAAAGTTTTTTACCGTTAATGACCAAACCTGGATTTTTACCCAAAAAATTCTTACAAGGTAAACGGTTAGTGTATTTGCATCCAGCACAGTTTTATCTATTTGTTTCGGTTATTTTTTTCTTTATTTTCTCTTTTTATATAAGAGAAACTAGAGCTAGTTTAGACGAAGCTGCAAACAAAGAAATTAATAGATTTAAAGACAATGATTATTCTGAAATTGTTGAAAAAATAGCAGATACTATTAAATTAGATTCTGTTGTAAAACAAAATTTAAAAAAGCAACCAAAATCCAGAACAGCAAGTGGAACTTTATTTGGTACGTCTTATTCTTACGATGAAGCTGTTGTAGACTCTTTACTTAATGTAGGAGCAAACCAGTCTGTGATACTAAAAGAAATGGGAATGCCAGAAGATGCTGGTTATGTCAAACGAAAGTTTTACGAACAAATGCTAAAATTTCAAAAAGAAAGAGGTATTGGATCTATGTATCAATCTATTACAGATACATTTCCTATTGCAATGTTTTTTCTTCTACCAATTTTTGCGTTGCTCTTAAAGGTATTTTATTTTAACAAAGGTAAATACGCATACCATTTAGTATTTAGTTTTTATTTCTTTTCGTTTTTGTTTACAGTAATGGCAATAGATTTAGGAATAAATAGGTTTTATGATATCTCTAATTGGTTAGATTTTTTCATATTTATTTCTACTTATTTTTATCTACTAATAGCAATAAAACGATTTTACGAGCAAGGTTGGTTGTTAAGCTTTATTAAAAGCAGTATAATTACATTTATATTTATGCTGTTTGTAATACCTTCTGCCACTTTAATAATAACTTTAGTAGCTTTTATGTTGTATTAA
- a CDS encoding lipopolysaccharide biosynthesis protein gives MGIVVNQSIKNTVITYLGFGIGAINVVFLYTKFLSDNYFGLITFILSTANILMPLMAFGTHNTIIKFYSTFKTRQSQNGFLTLVLFLPLLIILPLGTVGVFAYDWIGNWLSRENPIIKDYTWLIYISAITFAYFEVFYAWSKVHLHSVFGNFMKEVFHRLCITILLLALYLDLLNEHQLIYAIVVVYFLRMLIMKLYAFNLKLPVFKLVKIPKLKNVLKYSALIIIAGSIANIILEIDKFMIGQFEALKNVAYYGVAIYIATVIGVPSRSMHQITNPLTAKLLNDKNKKELKQLYQKSSINLFIVSGFIFLAILININQLYLMIPENYSEGFLVVFVIGLAKLSDNLIGNNNAILFNSDYYRVVLIFGIILALLTVLLNLIFIPYYGINGAAYASCITILFYNSIKLFFVYKKFKIQPFTPQTLQTLGLIVFCGLILFFWEFPFIPIVNIALKSLLLVITYGFAVYWFNISEEISSIIKTFITKKTL, from the coding sequence ATGGGAATAGTTGTCAATCAATCCATTAAAAATACGGTAATTACTTACCTAGGTTTTGGTATTGGCGCTATTAATGTTGTGTTTTTGTACACTAAATTTTTAAGTGATAACTATTTTGGTTTAATCACTTTTATACTGTCTACAGCCAATATTTTAATGCCTTTAATGGCTTTTGGTACACATAATACGATTATAAAATTTTATTCGACGTTTAAGACCAGACAATCGCAAAACGGGTTTTTAACTCTCGTGTTATTTCTTCCTTTGCTAATTATTTTACCACTAGGAACTGTTGGTGTTTTTGCTTACGATTGGATAGGAAATTGGTTGTCAAGAGAAAACCCAATTATTAAAGATTACACGTGGTTAATTTATATTTCTGCCATAACATTTGCGTATTTTGAAGTCTTTTATGCTTGGTCTAAAGTACACTTACATAGTGTTTTTGGTAATTTTATGAAAGAGGTATTTCATAGACTATGCATTACAATTTTATTACTCGCTTTATACCTAGATTTACTTAATGAACATCAACTAATTTATGCGATTGTAGTCGTCTATTTTCTTAGAATGCTAATCATGAAATTATATGCTTTTAATTTAAAATTACCTGTTTTTAAATTAGTTAAGATTCCTAAATTAAAAAATGTATTAAAGTATTCTGCATTAATTATTATTGCAGGCTCTATCGCAAATATAATTTTAGAGATAGATAAATTTATGATAGGTCAATTTGAAGCTTTAAAGAATGTAGCCTATTATGGCGTTGCAATTTATATAGCAACAGTAATTGGTGTGCCATCACGATCTATGCATCAGATTACAAATCCGTTAACAGCTAAGTTATTAAACGATAAAAACAAAAAAGAATTAAAGCAGCTGTACCAAAAAAGTTCGATTAACTTATTTATAGTAAGCGGATTTATATTTTTAGCTATTCTTATAAATATCAATCAATTATACTTAATGATTCCAGAAAATTATTCGGAAGGATTTTTAGTAGTATTTGTTATTGGGTTAGCTAAATTATCAGATAATTTAATAGGTAATAATAATGCCATTTTATTTAACAGTGATTATTACAGAGTTGTATTAATCTTCGGAATTATTTTAGCTCTATTAACTGTTTTACTTAACTTAATTTTTATTCCATATTACGGGATTAATGGAGCAGCTTATGCAAGTTGCATCACAATTTTATTTTATAATAGCATTAAGCTATTTTTTGTCTATAAAAAATTTAAAATTCAGCCTTTTACACCTCAAACACTACAAACGTTAGGGTTAATAGTGTTTTGCGGATTAATTTTATTCTTTTGGGAATTTCCTTTTATACCAATAGTTAATATTGCTCTTAAATCTCTATTATTAGTTATTACTTATGGATTTGCAGTGTATTGGTTTAATATTTCTGAAGAAATTTCAAGCATTATCAAAACGTTTATAACAAAAAAAACTCTGTAA
- a CDS encoding glycosyltransferase family 4 protein produces MAKRVLIVTYYWPPAGGPGVQRWLKFVKYLPEHDIEPIVYCPSNANYPIIDKSLKAEIPENISILKQPIKEPYKLANLFSKQTKTISKGIIKEKDKQSLPERLMLFIRGNFFIPDARKQWVKPSTNFLTTYIQDFNIDTVITTGPPHSLHLIGLKIKQKLEVNWIADFRDPWTTIGYHKQLKLTNFAKKQHKQLESKVLNQADQIVVTSPSTKTEFEAITNKPITVITNGYDQEKVEVNNLDEKFTLSHIGSLLSKRNPEILWQALSEIINNNDDFKRCFQLNLVGEVGEDIINSLGKYNLIDYLNKTGYVSHNEAVKFQKKSQVLLLIEINSEDTKAIIPGKLFEYMVSNRPILAIGPKGADISKLITETNTGKFFNYSEYDALKSEILNMFEAYQNKTLNVNAIGLQKYSRKALTKQLVDLINNL; encoded by the coding sequence ATGGCAAAACGTGTGCTTATAGTCACTTACTATTGGCCGCCAGCAGGTGGACCAGGCGTACAACGTTGGTTAAAATTTGTAAAATACTTGCCAGAACACGATATAGAACCTATAGTTTATTGTCCATCAAATGCTAATTATCCTATTATCGATAAGTCTTTAAAGGCTGAGATACCAGAGAATATATCTATTTTAAAACAACCTATAAAAGAGCCATATAAATTAGCTAATTTATTCTCTAAGCAAACAAAAACCATTAGTAAAGGTATTATAAAGGAAAAGGATAAACAGAGTTTACCAGAACGGTTAATGCTTTTTATTAGAGGTAATTTTTTTATACCCGACGCTAGAAAACAATGGGTTAAACCATCTACTAATTTTTTAACTACATACATTCAAGATTTTAATATAGACACTGTAATTACAACTGGTCCGCCACATAGTTTACACTTGATTGGATTAAAAATTAAGCAAAAATTAGAGGTGAATTGGATCGCAGATTTTAGAGATCCTTGGACAACAATAGGTTACCATAAGCAGCTTAAATTAACCAATTTTGCTAAAAAGCAACACAAACAATTGGAAAGTAAAGTGCTTAATCAAGCCGATCAAATTGTGGTGACAAGTCCAAGTACAAAAACTGAGTTTGAAGCGATAACCAACAAACCTATTACTGTTATTACAAATGGTTACGATCAAGAGAAAGTAGAAGTAAATAATTTAGATGAAAAATTTACGTTGTCACACATTGGGTCTTTATTATCAAAAAGAAATCCGGAAATTTTGTGGCAAGCACTTTCAGAAATTATAAATAATAATGACGATTTTAAACGCTGTTTTCAATTAAATTTAGTTGGAGAAGTAGGCGAAGATATTATAAACTCATTAGGTAAGTATAATTTAATTGATTATTTAAATAAAACTGGATATGTGTCACATAATGAAGCTGTTAAATTTCAAAAAAAATCACAAGTATTGTTGTTGATTGAAATAAATTCTGAAGACACAAAAGCAATTATTCCTGGTAAGTTGTTCGAGTATATGGTATCCAACAGACCTATATTAGCGATTGGTCCAAAAGGTGCAGATATTTCAAAATTAATTACTGAAACTAATACAGGAAAATTCTTTAATTATTCTGAATATGATGCTTTAAAATCTGAAATTTTAAATATGTTTGAAGCATACCAAAATAAAACTCTTAACGTAAATGCTATTGGTTTGCAAAAATATTCTAGAAAGGCATTAACCAAGCAATTAGTAGATTTGATTAATAATCTATAA
- a CDS encoding YfhO family protein, protein MQFSFKKMLPHIIVLVSFIACALLYFNPVLQGKTIFQSDIVHYQGMAKQQKDFKAETGEETYWTNSAFGGMPTYQLGAKYPNNYIKKLDLSLRFLPRPADYLFLYFLGFYILLLVLKVDWKLAGLGALAFGFSTYLIIILGVGHNSKAHAIAYMPLVLSGIILTFRKKYIAGFLLTAIAMGLELVANHYQMTYYLLLLVIVLGIVYLIDAYKKQELPHYFKSIGILVVAVILSIGLNATNILATKDYVNESTRGKSELTINPDGSSRANTNGLSKEYITEYSYGIIESFNLFIPRFYGGGSGEDVGENSAMYKFFTDRGVSPVEAKEYAKSTPTYWGEQTIVEAPAYIGAVVIFLFVLGMFLVKGRLKWWLLGGTILSLLLSYGKNLDFLTDFFINVVPLYNKFRAVSSIQVILELCIPVLAIFALVRLFNNFSNDEEKLNALKKTTMITAGFTVLILLGKLFGIFDFVGGNDGYYRQNYGQEFVDALREDRASFLTMDTFRTLIFVLLSAGIIYLFLKKKVSETKVILAFAVLIVVDLVSVDRRYVNNEDFVSKIKMERPYQANKADLQILKDDSNYRVFDITSGGAKASYFHNALGGYHAAKPKRYQDLYEFYLSKNNINVLNMLNAKYIIGQGENGEPFPYVNNDANGNAWFVKQLKKVETADQEIKALDSLDNKNETVFSSVELNARTFKVDSTASIKVETYKPNYIKYSSNNPNDGFAVFSEMFYANGWNAYIDGKLEPHYKVNYALRGLQIPKGNHTVEFKFEPKVIETGSKIALASSVVLLLLIIGGLFYQFKTSQLE, encoded by the coding sequence ATGCAATTTTCTTTTAAAAAAATGTTACCACACATAATTGTGTTGGTAAGTTTTATTGCTTGTGCCTTATTGTATTTTAATCCTGTTTTGCAAGGAAAAACTATTTTCCAAAGTGATATTGTTCATTACCAAGGTATGGCAAAGCAGCAAAAAGATTTTAAAGCTGAAACTGGAGAAGAAACCTATTGGACAAATAGTGCATTTGGCGGTATGCCAACCTATCAATTAGGTGCAAAATACCCAAATAATTATATTAAAAAATTAGACTTATCACTTAGGTTTTTACCAAGACCAGCAGATTACTTATTCCTTTACTTTTTAGGATTTTATATTTTACTTTTGGTATTAAAAGTAGATTGGAAATTAGCTGGATTAGGCGCTTTAGCGTTTGGATTTTCAACCTATCTAATCATAATACTTGGCGTTGGACACAATAGTAAAGCGCATGCGATTGCTTATATGCCTTTAGTGTTAAGCGGTATTATCCTCACATTCAGAAAAAAATATATCGCTGGTTTTTTATTAACCGCAATTGCAATGGGATTAGAGCTTGTTGCAAATCACTATCAAATGACTTATTACTTACTATTACTAGTTATAGTTTTAGGAATAGTATATTTAATAGACGCATATAAAAAACAAGAATTACCACATTATTTTAAGTCTATTGGTATTTTAGTTGTTGCCGTAATTTTATCTATTGGTCTTAATGCTACAAATATTTTAGCCACAAAGGACTATGTTAATGAAAGTACACGCGGAAAATCTGAATTAACCATTAATCCAGACGGATCAAGTAGAGCGAATACAAACGGTTTAAGTAAAGAATACATTACAGAATATAGTTATGGAATAATTGAAAGTTTTAATCTATTTATTCCAAGATTTTATGGTGGCGGAAGCGGTGAAGATGTGGGCGAAAACTCAGCAATGTATAAGTTTTTTACAGATAGAGGCGTATCACCTGTAGAAGCCAAAGAATACGCAAAAAGCACTCCAACATATTGGGGAGAACAAACTATTGTAGAAGCGCCAGCATACATTGGTGCTGTAGTAATTTTTCTATTTGTTTTAGGAATGTTTTTAGTAAAAGGTCGTTTAAAATGGTGGCTTTTAGGCGGAACTATTTTATCACTTCTTCTATCTTATGGTAAGAATTTAGACTTTTTAACCGACTTTTTTATAAACGTCGTACCGCTTTATAATAAATTTAGAGCAGTAAGCTCAATTCAAGTTATTTTAGAGTTGTGTATTCCTGTGTTAGCGATTTTTGCATTGGTTAGATTGTTTAATAATTTTTCTAATGATGAAGAAAAGCTTAACGCATTAAAGAAAACCACTATGATTACTGCTGGTTTTACTGTTCTTATTTTGTTAGGAAAGTTATTTGGAATATTCGATTTTGTTGGTGGTAACGACGGTTATTATCGTCAAAATTACGGTCAAGAATTTGTAGATGCGTTGCGTGAAGATCGTGCTAGTTTCTTAACAATGGATACATTTAGAACGTTGATTTTCGTATTGCTTTCCGCAGGAATTATCTATTTATTCTTAAAGAAAAAAGTTAGTGAAACTAAAGTTATTCTTGCGTTTGCTGTTCTTATTGTTGTAGATCTTGTAAGTGTAGATAGACGTTATGTTAACAATGAGGATTTTGTATCTAAAATTAAAATGGAACGTCCATATCAAGCTAATAAAGCCGATTTACAAATCCTAAAAGACGATTCTAATTACAGAGTTTTTGATATAACTTCTGGTGGCGCAAAAGCAAGTTATTTCCATAATGCTTTAGGCGGTTATCACGCAGCAAAACCAAAACGATACCAAGATTTATACGAGTTTTATTTATCAAAAAACAATATCAATGTTCTTAATATGCTTAATGCTAAGTATATTATTGGACAAGGTGAAAACGGCGAACCATTCCCATACGTAAATAATGACGCTAATGGTAATGCTTGGTTTGTAAAACAACTTAAAAAAGTTGAAACTGCCGATCAAGAAATTAAAGCTTTAGACAGTTTAGATAATAAAAACGAAACTGTTTTTAGTTCAGTTGAACTAAATGCAAGAACTTTTAAAGTAGATTCAACAGCATCAATAAAAGTTGAAACGTATAAACCTAACTACATTAAATACAGTTCAAATAATCCAAATGATGGTTTTGCAGTATTTTCAGAAATGTTTTATGCTAATGGTTGGAATGCTTATATCGATGGAAAATTAGAGCCACATTACAAAGTCAATTACGCTTTAAGAGGTTTACAAATACCAAAAGGAAATCATACTGTAGAGTTTAAATTTGAGCCAAAAGTTATAGAAACTGGAAGTAAAATTGCTTTAGCAAGTTCGGTAGTGTTATTGCTTTTAATAATTGGAGGATTATTTTATCAATTTAAAACAAGTCAACTAGAATAG
- a CDS encoding DUF4834 family protein: MGLLRTILIILLIYYGIKILSRIFAPVLFKYAAKKAEERFGGAFNQQRKEPLRKEGEVTIDKMPENKSSNKNVGEYVDYEEIE, from the coding sequence ATGGGTTTATTGAGAACCATACTTATTATATTGTTGATTTACTATGGAATAAAAATTCTATCCAGAATTTTTGCTCCTGTATTATTTAAATATGCTGCTAAAAAAGCTGAAGAACGTTTTGGTGGAGCTTTTAACCAGCAAAGAAAAGAACCTTTAAGAAAAGAAGGTGAAGTGACCATAGACAAAATGCCTGAAAACAAATCTTCAAATAAAAATGTTGGCGAGTATGTAGATTACGAAGAAATTGAGTAA
- a CDS encoding transporter: MNNPKNYLTLVLLLFSFTAFAQYTDVINSNRPGESKSAFAVGKNVGQIEAGPFTVKDEHTPLKTEAKGFGIDFALRYGLLWEELEINIEGNYQNDTFKDNRSEFSPQEIKRSNFKNLALGAKYLVYDPYKNREEEKPNLYSYHANKKFKWRNLIPAVAVYGGVNYDAENNVYVPYTNPFTKPYYEGGVNFKAMVATQNNFSSGWVLVTNFLMERISTDYSSFQYIITLTKAINEQFVLFGETQGISGDYYADNLFRFGGAYLFGKDFQLDTAVTFNTKDTPSVFSLNFGASYRLDFHKDPQVDNGTNAMDEYERRANKKRNKKNKNKDGDDSPDDTGKRKKETQVIDFDDE; the protein is encoded by the coding sequence ATGAATAACCCTAAAAACTACTTAACATTAGTCTTACTATTGTTTAGTTTTACTGCTTTTGCGCAATATACTGATGTAATAAACTCTAATAGACCTGGAGAATCCAAAAGTGCTTTTGCTGTTGGTAAAAATGTTGGTCAAATAGAAGCTGGACCTTTTACTGTTAAAGATGAACACACGCCATTAAAGACTGAAGCTAAAGGTTTTGGGATAGACTTTGCATTGCGTTATGGCTTGCTTTGGGAAGAATTAGAAATTAATATAGAAGGTAATTATCAAAATGATACGTTTAAAGATAATAGGTCTGAATTTTCTCCTCAAGAAATTAAACGTTCAAATTTTAAAAATTTAGCATTAGGTGCTAAATACTTAGTCTATGATCCTTATAAAAATAGAGAGGAAGAAAAACCTAATTTATATAGTTATCACGCTAATAAAAAGTTTAAATGGCGTAATCTAATACCAGCAGTTGCAGTTTATGGTGGTGTAAATTATGATGCCGAAAATAATGTTTACGTACCTTACACTAATCCTTTTACAAAACCGTATTACGAAGGTGGTGTTAACTTTAAAGCTATGGTTGCAACACAAAACAATTTTAGTAGCGGTTGGGTATTAGTTACCAATTTTTTAATGGAACGCATTAGTACAGACTATTCTAGTTTTCAATATATAATTACATTAACAAAAGCTATAAACGAGCAATTTGTTTTGTTTGGAGAAACACAAGGAATAAGTGGTGATTATTATGCTGATAACTTATTTAGATTTGGTGGCGCTTATTTATTTGGTAAAGATTTTCAGTTAGATACTGCGGTTACTTTTAATACTAAAGATACACCTTCTGTATTCAGTTTAAATTTTGGAGCATCTTACCGATTAGATTTTCATAAAGATCCTCAAGTAGATAACGGTACAAATGCTATGGATGAATATGAAAGAAGAGCTAATAAAAAACGTAACAAAAAGAATAAAAATAAAGATGGTGACGACTCACCAGACGATACTGGAAAGCGTAAAAAAGAAACGCAAGTAATTGATTTTGATGACGAATAA